DNA sequence from the Halorussus limi genome:
AACGATATAAACGAGGAGACCCCGGGAACATCCTTTGCTGATAGGACTTCACCGTCCAGAATATTCCGGATAGTGCTGATCATCTCTCGTTCGGCGATGTTCGTTTCACCGCTCTCCAAGAGGCCGTCTGCGAAATTTTCGTAGGAAGCCGCCTTCCTGATTGGATATCGGTCTCGTGGCGGATGATAGTCACCCCCCTCATGTTCGTCAAGAAGTGAATATCGAGAAATGAGTCCCTCCCCATCCGGAGCAAAATTTTGGAGGTACGCTTGAGGAACGATATGCTCGTTGGCCATCTGATTAACCAACCGGAAACCAACAGAATAAGCCTTACTGGCTCAATCAATAGATCTCGTATCGGTCAGTATGCAGGCGGATTTTCACGACCTATTCAGCTGTGGGGTGGTGAAATAAATACTGTGACAAGCCTTCTATGACGCTCTGGCTCTTCACAGTACGAAGATGAATAGAGGGTCTTGATGCACCTCGGCTTTAGCTAGTTGGTGTTGGTCTGGATCACGCACTTATAAAAGAACATCAACAATGGAATTTTGGTAATCGCCAGGTGATACAGGGATAGAATGACGACTTGGTTTTGAAATACCCATATAAGTTTGATTACCAAGCTGTATTCCGCACTACGACTGAGTCTTACCAAGTGTATTTACGTATGAGGTTTATTATATCAAGATATGAGTGATGAGTCAGTGACCTCAACGAGCATTACCATAGAGATCGGCCCCCCAAAGTATCAGGCGACTATCGACAAACAAGCACGGAAAGCACTTGGAGTGGAAGGACAACAGTCAATTCTTCAGGCAGATTTAACTCTAAAGAGAGTCGGTGAGGGGGGTGACAGCTGAACCTGTTGCTGGATTCGGCGAGGGATCGGGGGCGGGCCAACGCCCCCAGAACGCGGACTCACCTGCACCACAGAGTGGTCCTCGGTTGGTTCTTCGTCAACAGGCGCAATAGGACTTTCGTCCGACGTGACCTGAAGACCCGTAGTGGTATCTTGGAAGGTGATGAGCGGTGAGTGTCGATAATTTCGATAGTGACGGAACAGGAAGTCAACCATCAATTATCTATGCCTTTGATGGTGGCGACGAAATCCGTGAACTCTCCCGTTCAGGATATGGTGAAGCTGGCCCATCACCAGGAGATGTTCTTGAACGGGAATCCACCCGATCAAACCCCACCGAACGTTTACCGGAACTTGAACTACCTGGTAGCCGCGGTCTCAAAGAGGATGATTGTGGAGAAGAGATTCCTGTCTTCGCATGTAATCAATGTGGAAAGCCAAAATATCTCGGTCGGTGTTGTGCTTCACCAGTTTGTGAACGGGACTGGCCTGCTGCGGTGAAAAAGAAAGCAATCCGCTTATCCGGGAAACTTGATGCATTGCGGCGTAAAGTCTACGCTAGTTATGATGGACAGAAGAATGTCGATTTTAACCATGTTGTGGCGTCGCTGCCTGATTTCCTCGTTGACTCTCAAAACCCAATGGAACGGGCTTACCTAGTACTGAAAACACTCCTCGAAGAGAATTGGCAGATCGAAGGTTTCGGGGCAATCTATCACCCATATCGGATTAAGAAGGAATATAGAAAGGACCAGTACGAACACGATGGCGCAGAAGGTAATGGGGATATGACCTGGTCTGATGTCTTATCAAGTGAAGATCCCCTGGAGTATGTGAAGTACTCTCCGCATTTTCACCTCTTCTTCCCTGCAGTCCGAAAGTCGTTTGACTATTTGGTTGCTGAAGCTGTTGCTAACCAGTCTGGTTGGGTCTTCCATCGAATTACCCAAGGGAACGACAGCAATATCTCAGTGGAGAATTTGGAAGATCTTGTTCACCAGGTGACCTATGCCTTCTCACACGCTGGTGTTAACGAGTGGTCCGCTGATCGTGCTGAGCTCACAAGCGTCATGAAAGGCAAGTTGCATAATATGAGTGTCTCTGACGAAATACACGCTGAGTGTCTGTCTCACTTCTGCGAGGCTGCACCGAACCTACTTGGGACACAGTTCGCTGATCTTGACGAGGCTACCTGTGATGCAGAAATTGCGGGCGGTCATACCAATAGGAATCAGCGCCCAGTCAAAAGTGAAGATGAGTCTGACGAAACCAGTTCTGAATCTCCGTCTGCACAGAAGAGTGGGGGTGTCGAAGAATCTGAAAGATCGGTGAAAGACGATAAATGTGATGAAGAAAGTGAGATATCATCCACTGATAGTAGTGTTAACTCCTCGGAATCAAGTGAAACAGACCTGACTTCTATACCGGACAGAGACACCCAGACTTCATCCACAGAGACGTCAGGGTCCACTCCCCAACAGACCCCCACCGAATCTACTCCAGATGGTGGGAAGGGTGCTAGTGACTCCACACCAGAGTCTCCTTTTGTGGATCGAAGAGTACAGTGTGAGGGTGAATTGGTACCCATACGGGAGGCCGCGGAACTGCTTGACGATAGCGAGTGGTGTGCGAAAGCACCTCACGTCTCTGGCCTACGTACAGCGGTCAAAGAGTGGAGCCGGCGAACTAATGGAGAGGATCACTTGAGATGGGTTCGTGCTGGACAGAACCGTTCTCCAGCGGTGATTCAACTCTATTGATTCTCCCTCGGAGAGAGGCATCACTATCCTGAATAGTATGAACCGGAGAATTGAGGGTTGAAGACCCGTCCTGATGGTGCGATAACCTAAATGGTATTACGGTCAGTTGTCTTTCGGGAGTTTGGATTGGAGGTTGTCGCAATACTAATTGAATCTATAATTAGTCCATCATGCCTTAGATGACTGGGAACCTTTCGGTGTCTGAAATCATCAAATCAATCTGGGCCATACTGATGGAGGTGATCTAACCCAGATCGCGGATCGTCTTCAACATAAGTATTCTCTGTCACTTTCACCGAAGAGTGGCCCATCAACTTCGAAACTTCCCAAAGCCCAGCATCAGTGTCATTGACCATGTAGGTTCCAAATCCGTGTCTGATGCTGTGAGCGGTGACCAGCCATCGGTTTGGTTTCTTATTACCCTCACTATCAATTGGTGCATTGGCGTCTGCGTAGATTTGCCGATTAAACCCAGCTTCGTCAGCCGCTTGGATAGCAATCTTGTTAATTCGGTCCCCTGATAGTGGTGCACCCTTCTCACCAACCAAGAGTCGATCGTGGTCTGTTGTGGCTGATTTCTCGTCTCTGTAGCCGTTTTCTAACCATTCAACCAGTAAGCCGTCAAGCGATCGTTGGTAAGCTACCACTCGCTTCTTATCGTTCTTAGCGACGGACTCACGTACTGTGATCTCCCTTTCATCTTGGTCAATGTCACTGATTAATAAACCCGAAGCCTCCCCCCTCCGCATTCCCGTTTGCCAGAGGAGTCTAATGATGAGCTGATCTCGAATTCGGTGTCTCTTAACATTCTCCTCCATCTGTCTGATCTCATCTTGTGAGAGTGCGTATGTTTCCTCTTCTCCTAATTGACTGGATTGCTCCGAGCTCTTCGAGAATCCGAATATCTCATCCTTTCTGTCATTCCATCTCTCGAAAGGATTTGATTCCGCAGAATCCATCCTCACCAACCAGTCGTGAAATGCGTAGATCCGATCC
Encoded proteins:
- a CDS encoding tyrosine-type recombinase/integrase: MNHYRQDQTKKIQIKVQSVDTIKNRVPKLPPRYKDVEDCRDLIEQYIGQLVTGTDNDNPDLRDEGSTRRYKQDLRWYDHWLDEIEVESPVDVKPAQANATGQALAAKFNGTTDLYRWDRIYAFHDWLVRMDSAESNPFERWNDRKDEIFGFSKSSEQSSQLGEEETYALSQDEIRQMEENVKRHRIRDQLIIRLLWQTGMRRGEASGLLISDIDQDEREITVRESVAKNDKKRVVAYQRSLDGLLVEWLENGYRDEKSATTDHDRLLVGEKGAPLSGDRINKIAIQAADEAGFNRQIYADANAPIDSEGNKKPNRWLVTAHSIRHGFGTYMVNDTDAGLWEVSKLMGHSSVKVTENTYVEDDPRSGLDHLHQYGPD